The proteins below come from a single Triplophysa rosa linkage group LG12, Trosa_1v2, whole genome shotgun sequence genomic window:
- the LOC130563203 gene encoding uncharacterized protein LOC130563203, with protein MECVHFNLRESLSEQLKRYPTEMIERVSTLELSFNIDGLPIFKSSRSHLWPILCAFHLNPISVFPVTLTLGPTKLKDLDFAEEAINDIQELLDNGLDGKKIRIRCFVCDAPARAMVKKIKQYSGYFGCDKCTQKGTWVSGQVTYPEVDNFTLRTNEAFRAEMTIRQENETAPVSPFLRLPLDMIQQFPIDYMHQACLGVMKKLITEWVRGDRKVRLSAGQINEVTQRLLSLRNAIPNCFARKPRNLEDIDRWKATELRQFAVYTGKIVLKCILSDQLYDHFMAFSVALSLLLCPTLAREHNRYSKELMQYFIEKTKELYGDHFLVYNIHSMVHLSEEAMAFGSLDACSAFIFDNYLAKLKRLVRSGRKPLVQLVKRLTEMSTSPLSVVASKSKTKRPNNAFTLAEGKC; from the coding sequence ATGGagtgtgttcattttaatttaagagAGAGCCTTAGTGAGCAATTAAAACGTTATCCGACAGAGATGATTGAAAGAGTGAGTACACTGGAGCTATCATTTAATATTGATGGCCTACCTATTTTTAAAAGCAGCAGGTCACATCTTTGGCCCATCCTCTGTGCTTTTCACCTAAACCCCATCAGTGTTTTTCCTGTCACACTGACACTTGGACCCACCAAACTAAAAGATCTGGATTTTGCTGAGGAAGCCATAAATGACATCCAAGAGCTCCTCGACAATGGTCTGGATGGAAAAAAGATTAGGATCAGATGCTTTGTGTGTGATGCACCAGCAAGAGCAATGGTGAAGAAGATTAAGCAGTATTCCGGGTATTTTGGTTGTGACAAATGCACTCAGAAAGGCACATGGGTCTCTGGGCAAGTAACTTACCCAGAGGTAGACAATTTCACTCTGCGCACCAATGAAGCATTTCGTGCTGAAATGACCATACGTCAGGAGAATGAGACTGCACCAGTGTCTCCCTTTTTGAGGCTCCCATTGGATATGATACAGCAATTTCCAATTGACTACATGCACCAAGCCTGCCTGGGTGTTATGAAGAAGCTAATCACAGAGTGGGTTAGAGGAGACAGAAAAGTAAGACTGTCTGCGGGGCAAATAAATGAGGTGACGCAAAGGCTGCTGTCACTCAGAAATGCCATTCCAAACTGTTTTGCCCGAAAACCTCGGAATCTAGAGGACATTGATAGGTGGAAGGCAACAGAACTGCGCCAGTTTGCTGTTTATACAGGCAAGATTGTGCTGAAGTGCATTTTGAGTGACCAACTTTATGACCATTTCATGGCATTTAGTGTTGCCTTGAGTCTTCTGCTTTGTCCAACATTGGCAAGGGAACACAACAGATACAGCAAAGAGCTAATGCAATATTTCattgagaaaacaaaagaattgTATGGAGACCACTTTCTGGTGTACAATATTCATTCAATGGTACATCTATCAGAAGAGGCAATGGCTTTTGGCAGCCTTGATGCATGCAGTGCATTCATATTCGATAATTATCTCGCTAAGCTAAAACGGCTTGTAAGGTCTGGAAGGAAGCCACTTGTTCAATTGGTCAAACGTCTCACAGAGATGTCCACTTCTCCTCTCTCTGTGGTGGCCTCCAAGTCGAAAACCAAAAGGCCCAACAATGCATTTACTCTTGCTGAAGGAAAGTGCTGA